A genome region from Cucurbita pepo subsp. pepo cultivar mu-cu-16 chromosome LG02, ASM280686v2, whole genome shotgun sequence includes the following:
- the LOC111788123 gene encoding calcium homeostasis endoplasmic reticulum protein-like — protein MDRQSQDYAAASALAYAQQQRQANNLQQQQPFGFHGQHQQFPPSVPGPPFLPPHPAMQQFPYHHPMQQQPPLHPHHPPLPHLLHLQQQQQQQQPPPAFVPHLPPPMGPSAFHVPYDSAPPPSVPPPSDPELQKRIDKLVEYIIKNGPEFESMIREKQQDNPAYGFLFGGEGQSYYRYKLWLMTRSHLSPFNSPFSSSSMPTLHPLPNPMTSPSPLNAPPLNASASIIGVPQMHQTPFASFYEQQHHQQAFGVPGRSDYDQPSKSFKGLSGPLPSDVALELNNVLSNLTGSKESIKSAKTWFMQRSPFAPAMAEALRDMIFNIDDSEKQLHIIYLVNDILFESMMRRNNKNDLDNEALAFKPVVGSMLARVYHNPQIKEESHLKLQKLVQFWASKEIYDQDTIKTLEGVMINGIPTKTLPGHSKELPSSVDSAAGLTQHTNNHAMHQWQPDRQGTIPSFPDQEHPDKAVVSGQVLPRPVTPQQFLPTAAFVNSIPLPTSVQPPNQHPNAQSMPPQPAAVGEKLPPYPLFPPGLIPGMVRKMQIGSGVPYSPMSPLDIPTIIPPPNISPSEVLEKVSKFFKEIGEVNPSEGPMSSDSKDDDYEYEREPAVRKGGACIPPPPNLQVDPETGAYADGSVDRKGSGRLGLGATANPNEDSQYDDVYTSYRKQRSTNYHSSLSTRATTK, from the exons ATGGATCGACAGTCTCAAGATTATGCAGCTGCTTCTGCTCTGGCTTATGCCCAGCAGCAGAGACAGGCAAATAATCTGCAACAACAGCAGCCGTTCGGATTTCATGGCCAACATCAACAATTTCCTCCATCTGTTCCAGGTCCTCCTTTCCTACCGCCACATCCTGCTATGCAACAGTTCCCTTACCACCACCCTATGCAGCAGCAACCACCACTCCACCCACACCATCCGCCTCTTCCTcaccttcttcatcttcaacagcagcagcagcagcagcagccacCACCAGCTTTTGTTCCTCACTTACCTCCTCCAATGGGTCCATCAGCTTTCCATGTTCCCTATGATTCTGCTCCTCCACCATCAGTTCCACCTCCTTCGGACCCCGAGCTCCAAAAACGGATTGATAAACTTGTGGAGTATATCATAAAGAATGGCCCTGAATTTGAATCTATGATACGTGAAAAGCAACAGGATAATCCAGCATATGGCTTCCTCTTTGGTGGGGAGGGGCAGAGTTACTATCGTTATAAGCTTTGGCTAATGACTCGCTCACATCTTTCACCCTTCAATTCTCccttttcatcttcatctaTGCCCACGTTGCACCCTCTTCCAAATCCTATGACAAGTCCATCTCCTCTTAATGCTCCTCCATTGAATGCTTCTGCATCGATAATTGGGGTTCCTCAAATGcatcaaactccttttgcttCTTTCTATGAGCAACAGCACCATCAACAGGCTTTTGGTGTGCCTGGTCGATCAGACTATGATCAACcttcaaaatcttttaaaGGGCTTTCTGGACCTCTCCCTTCTGATGTTGCTTTGGAGCTAAACAATGTGCTTAGTAATCTCACTGGTTCTAAAGAATCGATTAAAAGTGCTAAAACTTGGTTCATGCAGCGGTCTCCTTTTGCTCCAGCTATGGCTGAGGCACTTAGAGACATGATATTTAACATTGATGATTCCGAGAAGCAACTTCATATTATATACCTTGTCAATGACATTCTTTTTGAGAG CATGATGCgaagaaacaataaaaatgaccTTGACAACGAAGCTCTAGCTTTTAAACCAGTTGTAGGTTCCATGCTTGCAAGAGTATATCACAACCCTCAAATCAAGGAGGAAAGCCATTTGAAATTACAGAAGTTGGTACAGTTCTGGGCGTCCAAAGAGATTTATGATCAAGATACTATTAAAACACTTGAGGGTGTAATGATTAATGGAATACCAACTAAAACTTTGCCAGGGCATTCAAAAGAGCTGCCCTCTTCAGTTGATTCAGCTGCTG GATTAACACAACATACAAATAACCATGCCATGCACCAATGGCAACCTGACAGGCAAGGTACCATTCCGAGTTTTCCCGATCAAGAGCACCCCGATAAGGCTGTCGTCTCGGGCCAAGTGCTGCCAAGACCTGTAACGCCGCAGCAATTTCTACCAACTGCTGCTTTCGTAAACTCCATTCCCTTGCCAACTTCTGTTCAACCACCAAACCAACATCCCAATGCCCAATCAATGCCACCACAGCCTGCTGCTGTGGGTGAAAAATTGCCTCCTTATCCTTTGTTCCCTCCTGGTCTTATTCCTGGAATGGTGAGAAAAATGCAGATTGGAAGTGGAGTCCCATACTCTCCCATGAGCCCTTTGGATATTCCAACTATTATTCCTCCACCCAATATATCTCCCTCTGAAGTTCTTGAGAAAGTGTCCAAGTTCTTCAAAGAGATTGGAGAGGTTAATCCCTCAGAAGGACCAATGAGCTCCGATTCCAAAGACGACGATTACGAATACGAGAGAGAACCAGCAGTACGTAAGGGTGGAGCTTGcattcctcctcctcccaACCTTCAGGTTGACCCAGAGACAGGTGCGTATGCCGATGGAAGTGTAGATCGAAAAGGCTCGGGAAGGTTAGGACTAGGGGCTACCGCCAATCCGAATGAGGATAGTCAATATGACGACGTTTATACTTCTTATAGGAAGCAAAGAAGTACGAATTACCACTCTTCTTTGAGTACTAGGGCCACaacaaagtga